The genomic stretch CGCTTCGCTCCTCGCAATGACGGAAAAAGCCGCGGGAAACGCTACCGCCCGACGATGACGCCGATCACGTTCGGCGCCGACAGATATTTTTCCTCGATGCTTGCGCGCGCCGCGGCGCGGTTCTCCGGCGTCAGCAGGCCGCGCTTTTCGGCCAGGATCATCCAGCAATAGCCCCACCAGTCCGTCAGCATGCCCTGATCGTCGACGAGGTCGTAGCCCTGCTCGGCGGCGAAGATGCGGGCATGGGCCTCATCGAGCGAATCGAGCCAGGCGTGATCCCCAAGCGAAAACAGATCGTCGCTGAAATCGTCGGTGGTGTAGCCCCACACCGACATGCAGACGGCGTTGAATTCGCGGTCGATGGCATCGTCGTCGACGACCTGGCGGCGTGACGCCTGATGCAGGCGCGACAGCGAGCGCGCAAAGTCGGCGATGCGGGTGAGCGCGAATTGATCGAAGGCGATGGTGGACATGTAGTCCTCGCTAACTCGGATAGACCATAGATATTGTGTCGGCACTGCGCCGAATCACAATGATATATCAAAGACTTGCTAAAGTGTTCTTTAATTTGTTCTGACGGAAGCGAGGATGCCGTGAAGTGTCCTCCCTCCATTTGGTAGAGGCCCAATTTCAGGAGGATCGACAAAATGGAGTTGCAGAGCATGATCCGGAGAGCCATCGAGCTTGGTCGCCCGACAGGCTTCATCACCTTCGATCAACTCAACGAGCTGGTACCCTCGGCCACGACCGAGCCGGAAGATATCGAAGCCATCATGGAGGCTTTGAGCGACGAGGGAATAAATATTGTAGATTAGGATGTCTCGGCCTGCGCCGGGATGACGATAAAGCGATCGCTGGTCAACGCCTCACATCGCCGACAGCATCTTGTCGCCGCAATAATTGGCGTAGAATTTTCCGCCGCATTGCCGCTTGATCGCCACACATCGTGCCGCGGGGGAAGCGTTCGCGGGCACGCTGAACGAACAGCTCAGGCCGTCGGCGCTGCGGCCGGCCTTGCCGGCGGCAAACGCTGCGCTGGTGGCGGTGATGCAGAATACCAACAGCGTCGCGGCGGCGATCTCGATCATCAATCTCATGGCCCGGTCCCTCCCACTCCGCCTTGAAAACGCTATGACTTCGAACAATTGCTGGGCTTTCGGCTTTCACTATACCACCAAAGCCGCGCCACGCGGAGGCCGCAAATCGGCCCGGTCCTTGCATAAAATCATACCAGCGTATGCGTACAACAATCCCTTGGGCAGTTTCGGTTGCGGTGCAAGACGCGTATCATTGAGTAACTCCCAATGTCAGGATTGCCGCAGTGCAAGAACAATCTTTCCCAGGAAGCCATCCCGCGCTGAACCAGCCGATCGACGAGCTGGCGCTGGCCGAGATCAAAAGCGCGATCCTCACCAAGCTGCGGCTGGCGATCGGCAAGGACGCCGGGATGGCGACCAAACGCGACTGGTACAAGGCGGCGGCGCTGGCGTTGCGGGACCGCATCGTGCACCGCTGGTTGATGGCCGAAAAGCAGAGCTACGACGAGGGCCGCAAGCGGGTCTATTATCTCTCGCTCGAATTCCTGATCGGCCGCCTGTTCACCGACGCGCTGAACAATATGGGTTTGCTGCCGGTGTTCGAGGCGGCGCTAGGCGATCTCGGCGTCGGCCTTGGCGAGCTGCGCAAATGCGAGCCGGATGCCGCACTCGGCAATGGCGGTCTCGGGCGGCTCGCGGCCTGCTTCATGGAGAGCATGGCGACGCTGGCGATTCCCGCCATCGGCTACGGCATCCGTTACGATTTCGGCCTGTTCCGCCAGATCATCGCGCACGGCTGGCAGCACGAATATCCAGACGAGTGGCTCGGCTGCGGCAACCCCTGGGAATTCCAGCGGCCGGAGGTGGTCTATAACATCCACTTCGGCGGCCATGTCGAACATAGCGACGACCGCGGCCGCGACCGCGCGACCTGGCATCCGGCGGAAACCGTGGAGGCCATGGCCTATGACACGCCGATCGTGGGCTGGCGCGGCCAGCACGTCAACGCGCTGCGGCTGTGGTCGGCGCACGCGCCTGACCCGCTCAAGCTCGACATCTTCAACTCCGGCGACTATCTCGGCGCAGTCGCCGAGGAAGCGCGCGCGGAATCGATCTGCAAGTTCCTGTACCCGAATGACGAGAGTGCCGCGGGCCGCGAGCTGCGGCTGCGCCAGGAATATTTCTTCGTCTCCGCTTCGCTGCAGGATCTGGTCAAGCGGCACCTTGCCGCCGACGGGCAGTTGCGCAGCCTGGCGTCCAAGGTCGCGGTGCAGCTCAACGACACCCATCCGAGTCTGGCCGTCACCGAGCTGATGCGCATCCTGGTCGACCTGCACAATTTCCGCTGGGACGAGGCGTGGAAGATCACGGTGGCGACGCTGTCCTATACCAACCACACGCTGCTGCCGGAGGCGCTCGAGACCTGGCCGGTCGAACTGTTCGAACGGCTGCTGCCGCGCAATCTCGAGATCATCTACCGCATCAATGTCGCGCATCTGGCGCTGGCCGACCAGCGCTGTCCCGGCGACATCGATTTCAGGGCCTCGGTGTCGTTGATCGACGAGAAGTCTGGCCGCCGGGTGCGGATGGGGCAACTGGCGTTCGTCGGCTCGCATCGCATCAACGGCGTCTCGGCGATGCATTCCGACCTGATGAAGGAGACCGTATTCAACGATCTCAACCATCTTTATCCGGGACGCATCACCAACAAGACCAATGGCATCACCTTCCGCCGCTGGCTGATGCTGGCCAATCCGGGGCTGACCGACCTGATCCGCGAGGCCTGCGGCGAGGCCGTGCTCGACGATTTCTCGCGCTTCGAACATCTCGAAGCCCGCGCCAGCGACAATTCGTTCCAGCAGCGTTTCCGCGGCGTCAAGCACCAGAACAAGCTGGCGTTGGCGCGGCTGATCGCCGAGCGCAACAACATCATGGTCGATCCGTCGGCGCTGTTCGACGTCCAGATCAAGCGCATCCACGAATACAAGCGGCAGCTGCTCAATATCCTCGAGGCGGTCGCGTTGTATCAGGCGATCAAGGACGAACCCCAGCGCAACTGGGTGCCGCGGGTAAAAATCTTCGCCGGCAAGGCGGCGGCGAGCTATCGCTACGCCAAGCTGATCATCAAGCTGATCAACGACGTCGCCGAGATCGTCAACAACGATCCCGACATCGCCGGACGGCTGAAGGTCGTGTTCCTCGCCGACTACAATGTCAGCCTGGCCGAAATGATCATTCCCGCCGCCGACCTTTCCGAGCAGATTTCGACCGCGGGCATGGAGGCTTCCGGCACCGGCAACATGAAGCTGGCGCTGAACGGCGCGCTGACCATCGGCACGCTGGACGGCGCCAATATCGAAATCCGCGATCATGTCGGCGAGGAGAATATCGCGATCTTCGGCATGGAGGCCGGCGACGTCATGATACGGCGCAAGCAGGGGCTCGACGCCAGCGACGTGATCGGCCGCTCGCCGCGGCTGGCGCGGGCGATCAGCGCGATCGAGAGCGGCGCCTTCTCGCCCGACGACCGCACCCGGTTCCAATCGATCGGGCACGCGCTGCGCTATCTCGACCACTACATGGTCAGCGCCGACTTCGATTCCTACTACGACGCCCAGCGCGGCATCGACGCGCGCTGGCAGGTGATGCCGGCCTGGACACGCGCCTCGATCCTCAACGTCGCGCGAATGCCGTGGTTCTCCTCGGACCGCACCATCCGCGAATATGCCGAGGAAATCTGGAACGTGCCGGTACATCCGGCCTCGCCGCGATTGTTGCAGGAGCCGGGCGCACAGCGCGGGGCGACGCGATAGAATTCCGGCGAGTGGAAATCCACTACCTCCAACGTCATTGAATTCGGCGGAATTGCCGTGATACTGCGCGCGGTAGCAAAAACGTCATTGCGAGCGAAGCGAAGCAATCCATCTCGCCGCGCAAAGAAAGAATGGATTGCTTCGTCGCTACGCTCCTCGCAATGACGGAAGTCTGGAAATGCTCACCAAAACCCCACACCTGTTCGACGACGCCACACAAGTCACCGCCGGCGACAGCCGCTGGCAGGGAAAGACCAGCGAGGATTACTGGGCCTTTGTCGGCCCGTTCGGCGGCGCCACCGCCGCCACCATCCTGCGGGCGCTGATCGACCATCCGCAACGATCGGGCGATCCGCTGTCGCTCACCGTCAATTACTGTGCGCCGATCGCGGCCGGCGCCTTCGATCTCGACGTCCGGCTGGTGAAGGCCAACCGCTCGACACAGCATTGGTGCGTTGAGATGACGCAGGGCGGCAGCGACGTCGCGACGCTTGCAACCGCGGTGTTCGCCGAACGACGGCCGTCATGGTCGCACCCGCAGGCGTCGTTTCCGGGCGCGAAGCCGTACGAGCAGACGCTGCCTTACGCAAAAGTCGCGGCGGCCTGGGTCAAGCAATACGACTTTCGCTTCGTCGAGGGCGAACCGAATTTCGAGGGCACGCCGACATCGGCGCCGCCGAACGCCTACTCCAAATTATGGATCGGCGACCGCGTGCCGCGGAAAATCGACGCGCTGTCACTGGTGGCGATGTCGGACGCGTTCTTCGGCCGCGTCTTTCACGCCCGGCGCACATTGGTGCCGTTCGGCACGGTATCGCTGACGACCTATTTTCACGCCGATGCCGTCGATCTCGCCGCCGAGGACATCACGCGCGTGCTCGCGGTGGCCGACGCCAAGATTTTCCACAAGTCTTACGGCGACCAGAACGGCGAATTGTGGTCACCGTCCGGACGCCTGCTCGCCACCACGACGCAGATCGCGTATTTCAAGGCGTAGCGGAACATACGGGCGACGCCGTTGTTCGGCCTTTGAAAGACACCCGATGTCCGAACCCGACGCCAAACAGCCCCGCATCGCCCTGCTCGGCATCCCCATCGAAATCGGCTCCTCGCAAGCGGGCACGCTGATGGGGCCGGCGGCGCTGCGCACCGCCGGCATCGCGCGGGTGCTCGACCAGTTGGGATTCTGCGTCGAGGATCACGGCGATCTCGCAATATCGGGGGTGTCGTCGGACGGGCCGCCACCGGCAAATGCCAAATTCTATGATGAGGTGAAAACCTGGATACGGATCCTTAGCGAACGTTCCTTTGCGCTGGCCCGTTCCGGCGCCATCCCGATCTTCATGGGTGGCGATCACTCTCTCTCGATGGGATCGGTGAACGGCGTCGCGCGCCACTGGCAGGAGAAGGGCCGGCCGCTGTTCGTGCTGTGGCTCGATGCCCATGCCGACTACAACACGCCGGCGACGACCGTCACCGGCAATATGCACGGCATGTCGGCCGCGTTCCTGTGCGGCGAACCCGGCCTCGACGGCCTGCTCGGCGACCAGCCCCGCGCCTCAATCACGCCCGACCAGCTCGATCTGTTCGGCATCCGCTCGATCGACCCGCTGGAAAAGAAGCTCATTCGCGATCGTCCGATCGCGATGGCCGACATGCGCGCGATCGACGAGCACGGCGTCGGCGTGTTGATAAGGCGCGTGATCGAACGGGTGAAAGCGCGGAACGGCGTTCTGCATGTCAGTTTCGACGTCGACTTTCTCGATCCGGCGGTCGCACCGGGTGTCGGCACCACGGTCCCGGGCGGCGCCACCTACCGCGAAGCCCATCTGATCATGGAGTTGCTGCATGATTCCGGACTGGTGCGGTCGGTCGACATCGTCGAACTCAATCCGTTCCTCGACGAACGCGGCCGCACCGCGCGGGTCGCGGTGGAACTGATCGGCAGCCTGTTCGGGCTGCAGATCACCGACCGGCCGACACCGAGCAACGCGGTATTCCCGGACTAACGGTCGGTGCCGTCGCCGAAACAGAAAAGGGCGGCCTGATCGGCCGCCCTTTGATTGAAGTCATGGAATCGTTCGTAGCCTCACTCCGCCGCGAGCTTCACTTCCGGTGCGGCGGCGCGGACTTCGGCGTCGACTTGGGATTCGAACTTGGCAAAGTTCTTCTGGAACATGCCGACCAGCGCGCGGGCGGTCTTGTCGAACTCGGCCTTGTCGGCCCAGGTCTTGATGGGATCGAGGATGTGCGGCTCGACGCCGGGCAGCGAGGTCGGCACCGCAAAGCCAAAGTACTTGTCGGTGCGGAAATCGGCTGATCGCAGCGAGCCGTCGAGCGCTGCGGTCAACAGCGCCCGCGTCGCCTTGATCGGCATGCGGCGGCCGGTGCCGTATTTGCCGCCGGTCCAGCCGGTGTTGACCAGCCAGCAGTCGACATTGTGTTTGGCGATCAATTCGCGCAGCAGGTTGCCGTAGACGGAAGGGTCGCGCGGCAGGAACGGCGAGCCGAAGCAGGTCGAGAATTCCGGCTGCGGCTCGGAGCCCAAGCCGCGTTCGGTGCCGGCGACCTTTGCGGTGTAGCCGGACAGGAAGTGATACATCGCCTGCGCCGGCGTCAATTTCGCGATCGGCGGCATCACGCCAAAGGCGTCGGCCGCCAGCATCACCACGTTCTTCGGGTGACCGGCGCGGCCGGTCCGCGAGGCGTTCGGGATGAAGTCGAGCGGATAGGCCGAACGGGTGTTCTCGGTCTTCGAACCGTCGTCGAAGTCAGGCACGCGGGTGTTCTGGTCGAGCACCACGTTTTCCAGCACCGCGCCAAAGCGCTTGCTGGCGGCGTAGATCTCGGGCTCGGCTTCCTTCGACAGCTTGATGCATTTGGCGTAGCAGCCGCCTTCGAAATTGAAGATGCCGTCCTCGCCCCAGCCATGCTCGTCGTCGCCGATCAGCGTGCGCTTGGGATCGGCCGAGAGCGTGGTCTTGCCGGTGCCGGACAGGCCAAAGAAGATCGCGCTGTCGCCATCGGGGCCGACATTGGCCGAGCAGTGCATCGGCATCACGCCCTTTTCGGGCAGATAATAGTTCAGCGTCGTGAACACGCTCTTCTTCATCTCGCCGGCATAATAAGACCCGCCGATCAGGACGATCTTGCGGGCGAAATCGATCGCGACGACGTTCTCGGATTTGCAGCCGTGACGTTTGGGATCGGCGCGGAAGCTCGGCAGGTCGATGATGGTCAGTTCCGGCACGAAGCTTTCAAGTTCCGACGCCTCGGGGCGGATCAGCAGCGTGCGGATGAACAGCGAGTGCCAGGCGAGTTCGGTAAAGACGCGGGTCTTGATGCGGTGGCTCGGGTCGGCGCCGCCATAGAGATCCTGCGCGAACAGCGTCATGCCTTCGGCGTGCTTGAGGAAGTCGGCGTAAAGCGTCGCGAACTGGTCCGAGGTGATCGACTGGTTGCCGGCCCACCACATGTTCTTGTCGGTGGTCGCGTCCCGAACCGTGAACTTGTCCTTCGGGCTGCGGCCGGTGAACACGCCGGTATCGGCGCAGAGCGCGCCATCGGCCGAGACCACGGCTTCGCCCGCACGCAGCGCGTGCTCGTAAAGCTGGGGCGCGCCAAAGTTCCAGTTCACGCCCCCAAGATTTTTTAAGCCGAATTTGTCGGCGCCAAAGGCACCGTTATGCACGCCCGTCTCTTGCACGAAGAATCCTCCTCGAACCCGCGTATCTCGATCGCGCGAATGCCGCCAAACGCGCCTGTGTCGCGGTGACCCTGTGAATATAGCCTTCCGGCCATGGTCCGGCGACCTAATACTCATGAACGCCGCGCTTGCCAAGCCGATCCCGTGCGTTTTGGTATATTCCGGCCATGGCTTTGATCTGGATCAATTTTTGCTGCAGCGCGGAGGCTGATCCGCAAGGTATTTTGTCGATGTTAGCGCTGTCATGGCGACGATCAGTCGCGCTCCCGCCAAGTCTTTTATTGCGGCGCACCATTGAAAGCTTAACGGGGCGCCCCTTCGCCAATGAGGGCGTATGGACCCCAGAACGCCGGATAGGCATTCCTGGGCGATGAGGCATCGTTGAGATAGGCCAGCATGGCCTGACGCAGCGCCTCGGCGCGGCCGAGCCGGGGATCGGCCTTGAGACGATCGAAGGTCGATGTGGTCAAGCGGGTGGCCGCTTCCGAATCGACCGACCAGTGCGAGACCAGCAATGCTCTTGCACCGGCATAGAAGAACGATCGCGCGAGACCCGACAGCGCTTCGGCGCCGGGCTTGTCGCCGGCGATGGTATTGCACGCGGACAACACCACCCAATCGGCATTGAGCTTCAATTGCGCGACTTCGCTCGAGGTGAGCAGGCCGTCGTCGAGTTCGCTCGGTTGTTTCGGCAGGCTCAGCACCAGCGAAGGTTCGCCGACACCCCTTACATCGCCGGCGACGAGGCCATGGGTCGCGAAATAGATGATGCCGTAATCGGCGAGGGCCAGGCGCTTGACCGTGGTTTCGCTGGCGTCGCTGCCCAGATGAATATCGCCGGCGGAAACGCCGAGATCTTTTGCGACCGCCTTGAGTTCGTCGGCGGTGTCGGGCAGTTGCGGCAAGGCTGCCGCGAGCCTGGCGCGGTCGACGCCGGCGCCCTGCCAGAAGTCGGTATAGGCCGATGTCACCAGCGCCCGGGACGCAGACTTGGTGGCACCCGGTTTGCCGGCGGCGCGATTATCACCAGTGCCCTCCGGCGACGGGTTGAACAGCGGATCGCCGAAACCGGTCATCGGTTTTGTGCTTTGAGCCCGGTGCGCAACGAAGCGCAGCGATTTCAGACTCGCAACAGAGGGCAATACCGACACCGCCTGCCGCTTCAGCAGCCAGGCTGCGTCGCGATAGCCATCGAATGTTTCCGGGATCGCCGCCGCGGGTTTTTCCGTCACCAGCAGGTGGAACGGCAGCGCCGTCAGCGCGCCCGCGGGCGCGACCAGCAGACTGCGCTTGTCCTTGACCAGCGCCTCGACCGGACCCAGCAGGGTCGCATACAGCTCGTTGGCAAGCGCCAGATCGAACAGTCCGGACTTGCCGGACGCATCGCTGGCGTGACTGACATCAAGGCCGTGGCGGAACCGCGCAACCTTCTGCGACAAGGCCTCGGCGCCGAGCGGAACGGACTTCCAGTCAAACGCGTCCTGCGTGATCGCAAAGACATAGCTTTCTTTTTCCGTGACCGAGAACAGCACCATGGCCTCAGTGCCTGACAACAGCGCCTGAATCTCCTTCGCCGTCATCGGCAGCGGATTCGACAGGGCGGCATAGTCGGGGAATTCGGCCACGAAGGTTTTTTGCAGACCCGCACGTTCCGCGGAAACAGCGGCAAGGCGTTCCCTGCTCCGCTGCTCGGCTGCGGCATCGCGCTTCGACCGCTCTTTGGACACCGAGGCAATGATCGCCTTGTCGAGCATTTCCGCCTCCGCGGCGAGGTCCTGATCCCTGCGCACCAGTTGCGCGAGACGATCGGTCCCGGCCGCCAGCCGCACCGCCAGCTTGTTGACCGCGGAAGCGGCCGATGACTGGGTGCCGCGCTGGACCGCGTTGAGCGCATCGTCGAGCGCCTTTTCGGCCGGCATCAATTGTTGCCGCTGCGCCGACAACAACACGGCGAGCGCGACGCGCGGCTGCGTCCGGCCGTTGCCGATCGTTTGTTCCACGATCGGCAGTGCATCGGCCGTGCGTCCCTCCGCCTGATAGAGCGAGGCCATATTGTTCAGCGACATCGCAAGATCCGGATGATCGGCGCCGAGCGCGCTTTGGCGGATCGCCACCGCGCGCTGATACAGCGGCTCGGCATCCGCGTAACGGCTCTGCCGCTCATAAAAGTCCGCCAGATTGTTCAGCGAACGCGCGACATCGGGATGATCGCGGCCGAGCACTTTCTCGCGGATCGCAAGCGACCGCTTGATCAGCGGCTCGGCCTCGGCGTAGCGGCCTTGCGCCTTGTCGACCTGGCCGAGATTGTTCAGCAGCGTCGCGACCGCGGGATGCTCCGGTCCAGCCGCTTTTTCGTAGATCCCAAGCGCGCGCCTGAACAGCGGCTCGGAATCGGCATGGCGTCCCTGCTTCTCATACAGCGTCGCCAGATTGTTCAGCGACTGCCCGACATCGGGATGGTTTTGTGGAAGCGATTTTTCGCGCAGCGTCAGCGCCCGCTTGAACAACGGTTCGGCCTCGGCATAGCGCTCCTGTCGCTGGTACAGCGCCGCCAGATTGTTCAATTCGGGGGCCATCGCGGATGAGTCGAGACCGGCCGCCTGCTCCAGGATCGCGATCGACCGCTTGAGCAACGGTTCGGCCTCGGCGTCCCTGCCTTGGTGGCCATAGAGATCCGCCAGATTGTTCAGCGCGCCTGCGACATCGCGATCAAGGGGACCGCGGGTCTTCTCCAGGGTCTCCAGCTGATGCTGCGCCAGCGTGGTTGCTTCGGCATATTTTCCGGCCCGGCTGAGCTCGGCGATTTTGGCGCTGAGTGCCGCCGTCTCGCCTTTTTGCGCCGACGACGGCGCGCTGAAGCCGGTGCTCGCGATCAGCGCGAGCCACAGCACAAGAGGTAATCGATTGCGCGGTTTCATCCTGCCGACTTGCGTTGGTTAACCGCCGCGACGCGCGCCGGCATGGACTAAGTCGCGGAAACCTATCTGCCCGTTCAATCCGCCTGCGATGATCCGCTAGTCCTTGGCCCGGGCCTCACCCGCCAGCCTGACCAGCATCTTGCGCAATGCCATGCCGCTGGTGACCCGTTCCGGGAAATCCAGCCGCAGCGTCTTGCCGTCCACCTGCATGTCGATCCCGTCGGGGTCGCAGCCAGTGCATGTCCAGTCCGCGCTGTCGGCGCCGAGCAGTTTTGTCGCATAGAGGTTCATCGCCTCGCGGTGATCCTCGTTCATGTGCTGGATCGCGCCCGGCTCGGCTTCCAGCAGCGCCTCCGCGTCCGAAATATCGGTCAAAAACTGCCCAGGCTTGAGGTCTACGATCCGCCCAAAGCCGGCGACCAGATGGGCGCCCGAGGGCGCGATCCGGAAGAAGGAGAAATCCTTGAACTCCACAAAGCCTTCCGCCGACGGATGCGCGTTGAGGTAGCGCCGGCGCAACAACGCGGATTGATCGCCCGTGGCCTCCTCGGCCCGGCCCGCCAGCATGATCCGGGCACCCTCCAACGGGTCGCCCGCGGCCCGCTCGTCGAGCATCAGCGACACCCTGCTATCGCCAATGATGTTCTTGGTGTGCAGCGCCAGCCGCGAAATCAGCAGGATCGGTGACGCATCGGCGTGGCTGGCGACATTGACCAGCGAGCAATAGGGGTCGCCACTGCCAACCATCAGGGTCGCCAGCGCCCCCTGCCGGCTGCGCCGGAGCAGCGAGCGGGCCAGCCTGGAAGCGTTAAAATCGGGGGGCGGTTGCATGGTTCCAATCAGCCATCTTATTGCAAAAAGGGCCTTTTCTCAGGCCTTGAGGGTGCTATATGGGGTAGAACGCATCACCCGCAGAAGCGTTTTTGCGGAACTCGGTCACACTTCAGCCCAGCTTGCATTGCTCGTTGACCGCGTAGGAAGCCCATTTATACGGCGCATAGCTGAATTGCCCGCCGTTTAAGCCACTCTCTGATCTGAAAGCAGGCTCATGCCCACAATCGCCCTGGTCGACGACGACCGCAACATTCTGACATCCGTCTCGATCGCGCTCGAAGCCGAAGGCTATCGCATCATGACCTATACGGATGGAGCCTCGGCGCTGGACGGTTTCCGCACCTCACCACCGGATCTTGCGATCCTCGATATCAAGATGCCGCGCATGGACGGCATGGAGACGCTGCGGCGGCTGCGGCAGAAATCCGATCTGCCGGTGATTTTTCTCACCTCCAAGGATGAGGAGATCGACGAATTGTTCGGCCTCAAGATGGGCGCCGACGATTTCATCCGCAAGCCGTTCTCGCAGCGCCTGCTGGTCGAGCGCGTCAAAGCCGTGCTCCGCCGTGGCCAGCCCAAGGATCCGACCGCCGCTCCCAAGGAGCCGGACGCAAGGGCGCTGGACCGCGGCCTGTTACGGATGGATCCGGAGCGTCACACCTGCACCTGGAAGAACGAGCCGGTGACGCTGACGGTCACGGAATTCCTGATCCTGCAGGCCCTGGCGACCAGGCCCGGCGTGGTGAAAAGCCGCAATGCGCTGATGGACGCGGCCTATGACGACCAGGTCTATGTCGACGACCGCACCATCGACAGCCACATCAAGCGGCTGCGCAAGAAGTTCAAGGTGGTGGACGACGATTTCGAGATGATCGAGACGCTGTACGGCGTCGGCTATCGCTTCAAGGAAGCCTGAGCAGCATGATCCGGAAAAGTGAGAACCGGTTTTCCGAAAAGATCATGCTCAGATAAAGTCACTGCGCAGTGTGAACTGGCGCGTCCGCGCGTCTGGGCTAGGATACGAGAGCAGCGCGCACGCGGCATATATTTGAGACAACGGGCAGTTTTGGCCATTGCTAGATCGAACGCAGCCTGACGCGAGCCTGACCAACGAGGATGCTTTCCCGCACCTCGATGGGGACCACGTTGCCGACGACAGCCTGCCCGAGAAGGGCTGGCGGCGGCCGCTCGGCTGGCTGCGCCGCGCCGGCCAGTTCTTCTTCGCGCTGTCCTTCTCCAGCCTCACCCGCCGCATCGTCTCGCTCAATTTGGCCGGCCTCGTGGCGCTGGTGGCGAGCATTCTCTATCTCTCGCAATTCCGCGCCGGCCTGATCGACGCGCGCGCGCAGAGCCTTTTGGTGCAGGCCGAGATCATCGCGGGCGCGATCGCGGCATCCGCCACGGTTCAGACCAACACCATCACCATCGATCCCGAACGGCTGCTCGACCTGAAGCCCGGCGAGGTCTATCGCGCGCCGGACGAGTATTCCGGCCTCAATTTC from Bradyrhizobium sp. Ash2021 encodes the following:
- a CDS encoding response regulator transcription factor; translated protein: MPTIALVDDDRNILTSVSIALEAEGYRIMTYTDGASALDGFRTSPPDLAILDIKMPRMDGMETLRRLRQKSDLPVIFLTSKDEEIDELFGLKMGADDFIRKPFSQRLLVERVKAVLRRGQPKDPTAAPKEPDARALDRGLLRMDPERHTCTWKNEPVTLTVTEFLILQALATRPGVVKSRNALMDAAYDDQVYVDDRTIDSHIKRLRKKFKVVDDDFEMIETLYGVGYRFKEA
- a CDS encoding DUF2470 domain-containing protein, with protein sequence MQPPPDFNASRLARSLLRRSRQGALATLMVGSGDPYCSLVNVASHADASPILLISRLALHTKNIIGDSRVSLMLDERAAGDPLEGARIMLAGRAEEATGDQSALLRRRYLNAHPSAEGFVEFKDFSFFRIAPSGAHLVAGFGRIVDLKPGQFLTDISDAEALLEAEPGAIQHMNEDHREAMNLYATKLLGADSADWTCTGCDPDGIDMQVDGKTLRLDFPERVTSGMALRKMLVRLAGEARAKD